The following nucleotide sequence is from Plasmodium sp. gorilla clade G2 genome assembly, chromosome: 11.
tttttttttttttttttttttatatatatattgttatattctTGTTGGGTACCCCCGTTTTGATTTATCAATTATTCTTCTTTGAATCCCTCATGAGACGCAACTTCTCTTGAGCAATagctattttattttcttttttataaatacaatatTGTATCATAAACAAGAAAAGAATGAGATCATCtgcaaataaataatatttatgtatctctggtattcttaaaaaaattataaatagatCATCAATTAATACATTGACaagtaaaaaaagaaaaaatggaaaTGAAATTCTCTGCACTGTAtgtgtatatgtatttatgatAATTTGTGGtaacattaatataaatttataaagatAAGAAGAGAAACCAAgtgtatgtattatatatgaataataagaatcatatttaatataaaaataattatatataaatattaatataataataaagatcataaatatatttatatttttttttatttttttttcaaactcgtcatttattattattccttcattcatatttgttatacactttttatttatacatatatatggataatcattcaatatacatatatcataattatttattattttaaatattaataccatcatcttcattatataatatatcataataaccctaccataatttatatttcttaaatataataatataaaaaaaagtaatgtGATATTCATAATGATGTCATTACTATATGTAAAAGTATATAAACTGTTCCACCGTCTCCAACAttttatatcaaataataaataacttacttctattattatataaataaaacataatatatatattattatactaCATATTATATCAGAACATAAAAATGTAGTTATACTATCCATATcgaatgatataaaattatatttcttttttacatATGCAACATTAAATTTTAACATAttcaataaattataataattataatttataggcacatattctatatttattctGTATTccattaattcattttttaatggattcatatcatttttaatttcatatgTCATCTTTGATAAGTCATAAATTTctaaataattctttttttttaaattattatactcATTTGTTATATTGTCTTTATTATCCTTGTCTGATGATCGCTTCTTTTTTagtttcttcttcatcatatCATCAGAATTTTTCATCTTAATCATTCGATACTCATCATCAGGTGTTAAATGATTATTCACATATAAAGGTAACAGATATGTATTAGTATCTTTATCTATAAACATGTTTGAAAAAAAACCTAAATTACTAATATGGAAATCGTTATATTCTATAACTGGTCCgaatcttatttttttaggaatataaaataaaaaatcttttctttttttttttttatgaatatccAACATTTTcttattactttttataaaattattcttcttattattgttatattttatatctctTTTATCATTTggattcttattattttgtttattctttgatatattgttataaGTTTTATTTGATCCGCCTTTTTCATAACTGTcttgtttgtttgttttttggTCATAATCTTCTATATCTTTCATTTCTTTATCATCTTCTATATCTTCcatttcttcatcatcttctaTATCTTCtatttcttcatcatcttctaTATCTTCcatttcttcatcatcttctaTATCTTccttttcatcatcatcttctaTATCTTCTTCCTCCTCCTCATCAATAAGACCCTTCCACAAAAATCTTTTCTTACCTTGtaattttctcttttttttcctcTTAGTTATTACAACCGTTTTTGAACCATACCTATACAATTCTTTATTAACATACGTCAAGATATGCAAATAAATATCTTTCCTTTGATCAATTAACTCTTGTGGTATTTTAATATCAAATgatggatatatattttcaaataaaaaaaaaaatatattcttctttCGTTTTTCTTCTAACAAATCTACATTATTATTCCAGTTATATCGACCATTCAATATTTTATACACACTAATAAATTTTTCATCCTTTTCTAAATATTTGTCTTggatatgtttatttatatctatatcttCTTcacaagaaaaatataaatgataatcaattatatcatctttttttaatatattcttaaaaggcttatttaaatattcctCTTCTTCTTCGTTAGtactatattttttgttaccCTCTTTAGGAATAACCATTTGCTCTTTTTTATGaccttcattattttttataacattatgataattaaatattgggatcttaatattttcatatatatggtAAGAGCTgtatacaatataataacCTATTATAcctataataattttaatcatcctttaaaacatttttttttaaaaaaaagagtgAACATAAAAATGGGTATGAGTgtaaatgtgtatatatatatatatatgtatgtatgtatacaaaaaaataaaaacaaaaaagaaacaaataaatataatatatatatgtgtgtatatttcaaaaattaagttaaaaagatgataatacaatatttttacatttaaaaaggaaacaataatatatcagTATTAATGAATAAggagggaaaaaaaaaaaaattaaaaatgttataaattaaaaatattataaattaaaaaaatgaatatactataaaaattataaaacttttaattaaaacaaaaaaaaaaaaaaaaagaaaagaaaaataaaataaaaaaaaataaaaaaaaaaaaaacacatattatatatatatatatatataatatataaattcccatcaattttttattaagacaatatatttttattttcttcgtATTAAAATGGTTGATTAAAACTATTAAGTGTAAATATAATGACAAATgtttagaaataaaaaaatttacgtaaaaataataaatatatatatatatatatatatatatatatatgtaaaaatatatattttaaaagttaaaaaattattcatacgttcaatggtatatatattgtataaatacaatatatgtatgttttatataaatgtatgtaTAAGCTAATATATCAATAATTCTGTATTATATCTAAAAGGAAAGAATTTCAtactataaaattatttatacatgaaatatatacatacatataaatatatatatatatatatatatatatatttattttaaatttccAAATTTGCTTATATGCTTATTCTTttcaatttaaaaaatgattgaTGAAGAGAAAAAGATTAAAAtcgaaataaataatattaacaccataattttagatatattatgtatagaGGCCATAcgtaaaataaaattcatcTTACACATCCTAAATgaacttttaaaaaaaaaaaaaaatatattacatgtatatataactaATAAAATTGATCATTTATCAACACACAAGAAACAACGACAAAtgtaaacaaatatattttattaaattgtcatatataatatatatatatatatatatatacctttatatattttatgctttatataaattttgtcATGtgtccttttttatttttacctgTACAAGTCAGGTAAATATTGCAATTgttatatttcaaaaaaaaaaaaaaaaaaaaaatttgtttacttcttttttttagatTTCAGTccttacaaaataaaattgaattATGTGAAAATGAATctcaatataatttaatacaaaaagaaatagatgaatatattaattctttAAGTGAAACCAATGAAATTTTATGTCAGAATTCTCCTACCGACAGGAACATAAAAGTTATCAacataagaaaataaattaataaataaattaacatGTACATATATGACATTTTAATGAatgttctttattatttacaaatataattaacatttaaaaaaatatatttcactcgtataatttgttataaaaaaaaaaatatatatatatatttatatatatatatatatatatatatatatatatatatatatttttatgtactCATTAGGAGAAccgaaataaaataattgagGACGGTAGTCttcttttgaatatttttagaaaaatgaaaaagaaacaatTTTCTTCCATACTTAATGAGTTGGAAAAATTTAAAGATGAACAAAATTTACTTATCAAcgtaaaaaagaaaagaaaaacatacatacatatatatatatatatatatgtatataataacatatgaaattatatttaaatgatataataaaacttATGACATATATTTCTTGTTCTATATCTATTCATACTTAGTTCATCTCTTTATTTAATTGCAAaggtttttatatttagtcATATTGAAAAATCTGATGATctacttattattttttattatttttttttttttttgtgtgtgtgTATATTTGGCTCATGGTTTAACAGCTTAATCAAAATGTTTATCATAAAAAACAAATCATCAATATTTTAAAGGAGgaaataaaagaacaaatGGAAAATACAaagaggaaaaaaataaatatagaaaacaaaataaaagaaattgaaaaaagaaagaaaatattttttgtaaaatttatgctttattatatatataaaaaagaatatgttCATGCGAGTGTTGCACATTATAATAGAAATATGGACTTTAAAGAAAATGCTGTCACTAaatcaaatgaaaatatggaAACTGACTTAAAGGCATATGATGACATTAatgattttattaaatcctttctaaataaaagaaatgacAACGttagtaatatatatgtatatgtatatattttttgtttttttttttttttttgtggaaatattcttaaattcgtttatatcatataccttcacaatattattattattattattatttattaaatatatccatatgaatattttttttgtgttgtTATTCCTAacttaaattaaaaagaaaataaaaaattagaatatagcaaatttattatttgttgatgatataaagaaataaaaataattcttctattttaatatgtattattttgttttatttttttgaagttACAAAATATTCATGACGAGTTAATTGAATATTATGAGAATGAAAAAGACCATAAAAATGCACAGctagataaaataaaaaaggagaTAGAATATTCCAGGGAAATTATtgaattaaagaaaaaaaaaatcgtaaaaaaaaaaaaagaaaaaagaaaatataatataataaatataataaaaaagagggatagtatttgtattttatatatggaaattttaaatggatataaatccacacatatatatatatatatatatatgttgtaatTTGTTCCTCTCATATGATTTGAtctcattatattatattttaattttaattttaattttcattttaattttattttattttattttattttaatttttttttttttttttttttttgcgtATGGCAGATTAaatatgatgaaataaataaagaacgAGAAAAagtggaaaaaataaaaatgaaaaaagaaattgaaaataaagaatttcttaaaaaatataatgagtgtattttatttttacaagatgttggaagaaataaaataaaggcatatgatgaaaaaatgaaaagaaaaaaaaagacgaaaaaaaagaaaaaatgacgGAAATGGGgatgaacatataaataaataaataaatatatatatatatatatatatatatatatatatacatatgtatattttcattttaattttatatattccttgatataacatataaatgattaaaattcattaatataatatccatatacatttttttataaatattagaTTTTGGAATCATATCAAACAAATATAAGTtggtttttattttatttttaattttttttaattttattgaaTGTATTGATAAGCAACCCTTGGTAGATTCttcttctatatttttttctgtagcatttatttgtttatttgatAAGAAATTGTTTTGATTTTGATAGGATGATAAAACATTAgataaatcattattattacagaTATTATGACTTTGaaagatattattataacaactattattttgattattatcatttatattattgttgttttcattatattcatatttttcttcctgttccattttaatttttttttttttatcatgtgTTATGTGTGCAGTATTTAAATTAGCACTATGATTTTGTCTTAATAAATATGTGAAATaacttcttttattttttctttctacataattatatttttcatcatcatcaaaatgatgaagataaGAAATGGTGTTACATTTATTTGGAGATTcagatataatattattattatgataaattttattgttattatttttatttttgtttgtttttttttttgtttttttttttgtttttatttttttaatattatgacTTGTTAAGGTGGAATGGTTAACCTTGTTGAGGTATTgaaagaaattaataaaataagaataatgaaaataaatatttacaatatttttataaaaaggaCGATCAGATATTTCAGTTTCTATATTAGAATAAATAAGATTATTAGTATTAGacaaatattcatttttatgatcataattatttttatcattatttttcattgTAATTTCTTttgtcatatttttataagtagatgataatatataatctaaaaatattttgatttttttttcatcttttataaaaaagaaactaatatttattactataatattatattttgtatgttcatttaatttatataataaatttattaaataattttcttcatcaatatattttatatgtatataatttaaaatatcttttaattCATCGATAGTTATATGAAGATTATCAAATTTAtcatttctattattatcattttttaaattacaaacatgtttattatacatatcattagaagatatattattctcaTTTGTAAATacacaatttttttcttcattttgattattattttttatattatattttttattatctttataatttcgatataaatttttagaattctttattttattcacagtccaaatattttcatcatcattattattattattattattattatcatctattttatataaggaattatttaaaaagtttAATATGAAATCATAATCTGGGGGAAACATATCTATTAAAgttttatttgttaataataaagctctcttcaattttttttttttttttttattgttcttttttattttttcttgttttttaTTCCCTcgaatttttaatattcttaAAATTATGTCCAGAATTATGAACGTGTTGATAGTGGGAAGGGTGTTATTTTCAAACAAAAAACAGCCAATTCTTTTTAACACACccatcataaaaaaaatatatatatatatatataatatgtatgtatttatatttatagatatatatcaaaaaatataatatatatatatatttatttatatgtggaAGATTCACTTATTCTTCTATctctttttaattatttaaataaaaaaaaaaaaaaaaaaaaaaaaaaaaatatggctGTATATTATGGGGTCATTCAAAATGGAATGATGGtatgtacataaaaaaaatatcaataatatataatatacaaatatgtgttttttttttttttatttaaataattaaaaagagATAGAAGAATAAACCAATCtttcacatataaataaatatatatatatatatatatatattatattttttgatatatatttagaatgtgtgttatatattttatatctttttaattATCAATCAAAGAGTtactataatttttaatagtattaaaaaaaaaaaaaataaaaaaaaaaaaaaataaaataaaataataatatttcatatatatatattattcataatatttttcattttattttttgaggAACCTATtcctcatttttttatttattttattcactTAATTACTTTTTATgacttattaaaaaaaaaaaaagggtgCAAAATGTTTTGTAATAATTCCATgtataaattcttttttattataacttGCTACACATttattaatagaaaaaagTTGAGGTATATaaatttctttaattttttttttgtttaatatcttaataataaataaaggaaagaaatcttcataatttttttcattcatataataaagtaattcattatttctataaaatgttttaaacatataataaaaacgtATAActgtgaatatatatatatttttttcgttaccctcattattattactagatttatcatttaaaatatttgaatatcttattaaatttatataatgtaacATTATTTTGAAGATGTAACGATTGTCaattgtattattatcatcactttTGACTTTCTCAGTTTTAtcatatgttaatatattatttgtatgtaCATATAGATTATTTTGTCCATGAGTcctattctttatttttaaatcatcTCTTGTAATCatcatatcattattttctataatacCTGATATAGTAGGATtgataaaataattcttttgctcatttatattttttaaaatataaagaaatagtatataaaaattaacacaagaaaataaattatgcATATCTTTATTACTATAGAtgtgttttattatattatcagtAGAACTTcttccattttttatttctacttttttttttgaatctAAAAGtgtctttatatatatataatataaatatgatatgttatataaaataatattgaattttttttttatatgatcaatattttttgaataactCATTTGAgacatcatatatattattttattaaataaaaataaactttCAACAATTacagatatattaaaataattaagaaaaaatatataaacaaaagaatattttatattattaatatataaaatatttgatgATTTGATagaatttatcatatatattatatttttaatattatcatcaaaatatttatgtgtatagATATCTATTAATCTTTCAAACGTATTATATCTAATATCATTTTctaatatgttttttataaaatgatttACTTGCATGTAACAGATTAGAACTCTCCATGTGttttcaaataaatatatatataaccttctacatttaatatcattattattaataataatattattattattatgtttatttgttttattaagtAATATGCTATTTTCTTCACACTTATCATGTATTACACTTAaatcattataaaaattatctaatatttttaataaattatataataagatatcatataaattgttattataataatataagtttGTACATGCTTCAcatattaatgatatattttttaaacttattaataattttttttttttttttttttcttcttctttcaGATATAAATTACATTCTCTAATACATACATCCAACCTTTTTATgtcatattcatttattaattgtccttttttgttattatattttaaaaagacattacaattatttatatatctatatatccACTtgataatatcatttttataatattcctttttcatattataattatcattttgtataatatattcttcatatgTTAATTCATTACTACGAGAAATAAAattacaatattttttttttaacctgTTTTTGTTagatacattatataaactattataattaataaataaacaatcaTCTATatgtatttcatttttttttaaaatcataTCTACATACGTTTCTTCTTTGAAAcatttattcttttctttttcattatatacataatcaTTAATGTAGCTACTTACAAcattacaattttttttaaatatataaccatATCTTTTAAGAATAGTATTTCttaatgttttaatttttctatacGTTCTTAATCGTAAATCTcgttttctattttttttattcattccattttctttttgtcttttctttgtttttattttttccaagTAAAGCTCGCTCCTATACATacctaaaaagaaaaatatatatacatatataaatatatagatatatatgtatgtatatttttgtgtatttatatattagtatcattttattttattttttattttttatttttttttttaccgtTAAAGTATCTTCTGAATAATTTTCTATTATGCAGACGAATAAATGCAGGATGATCATTCTGATATActcttaatatttttttcttttgatcCACATTTTCATTGTTCCCTTTCTTTAGATCtgaaacatttttatatacattgtccttcattttgtttttattaatcAATTTACTCCTCCTAAAATTATCAacattcatatatttcatagTACTCatgttatcatttttttcctcttttaatttatcttttttttttttttttttttctaatttttgtatatctaatttttcatttttattatatacaaaatgtaAACATGAtttcttcaatttttttataaatatatttttttgatcatCTTGAGATGtgtaagaaatatatttttctttttcattcttatttgtttttatattatcattgaaagtatttatatgattctCCTCATAttgtatctttttttttttttcccctttGTTTATCATTTGTATACTTTTAATATCATCATGTAATAactgtatatttttattttcttgtgataataaaaacaaattgttataattttctgtcattttatttatagcatatgaaaatgatatcatttttatgctCTCGTTTTTTAGCTTTTcttgttttctttttcttttctcttCTATATTGTCATCAGATATATCATGTTCCTTATTATAtgctatatataaataatgttgtATTTTCtttgataatatatctaaGAATTTCATATCACGATGACCACATATAcccaaataaataaaaagataaatatgcatttgtatatacaatatatcaTATGTTACTCTTCTAtacacattattatttttcattggTATGTTGTTTACTATTATATTTGATGAGT
It contains:
- a CDS encoding serpentine receptor, putative; this encodes MIKIIIGIIGYYIVYSSYHIYENIKIPIFNYHNVIKNNEGHKKEQMVIPKEGNKKYSTNEEEEEYLNKPFKNILKKDDIIDYHLYFSCEEDIDINKHIQDKYLEKDEKFISVYKILNGRYNWNNNVDLLEEKRKKNIFFFLFENIYPSFDIKIPQELIDQRKDIYLHILTYVNKELYRYGSKTVVITKRKKKRKLQGKKRFLWKGLIDEEEEEDIEDDDEKEDIEDDEEMEDIEDDEEIEDIEDDEEMEDIEDDKEMKDIEDYDQKTNKQDSYEKGGSNKTYNNISKNKQNNKNPNDKRDIKYNNNKKNNFIKSNKKMLDIHKKKKRKDFLFYIPKKIRFGPVIEYNDFHISNLGFFSNMFIDKDTNTYLLPLYVNNHLTPDDEYRMIKMKNSDDMMKKKLKKKRSSDKDNKDNITNEYNNLKKKNYLEIYDLSKMTYEIKNDMNPLKNELMEYRINIEYVPINYNYYNLLNMLKFNVAYVKKKYNFISFDMDSITTFLCSDIICSIIIYILCFIYIIIEVSYLLFDIKCWRRWNSLYTFTYSNDIIMNITLLFFILLYLRNINYGRVIMIYYIMKMMVLIFKIINNYDICILNDYPYICINKKCITNMNEGIIINDEFEKKIKKNINIFMIFIIILIFIYNYFYIKYDSYYSYIIHTLGFSSYLYKFILMLPQIIINTYTHTVQRISFPFFLFLLVNVLIDDLFIIFLRIPEIHKYYLFADDLILFLFMIQYCIYKKENKIAIAQEKLRLMRDSKKNN